From the genome of Trueperaceae bacterium, one region includes:
- a CDS encoding MFS transporter: MTTPLDNARAPVLHRARVAVSALFFCNGAMYASILPRYPEIKAALRLSDAAYGLAIAALPVGALLSGLAAATLVRRFGSARLAAYGSVALALAILAVGLSTTPLFFALALFVVGLLDSVTDVAQNAHGLRVQRGYRRSIINGFHAIWSLGAVAGGLLSAGAVALRLPLVAHVSLTGALFSAVALMALRSCLPGPDEAGGRPGKTDGASITGSLAALRRVAPTVVALALIAIAGVTVEDVGGSWSSLYLRESLGAPGALAALGYISLVGFHFLGRLLGDGTVDRLGQRAVARLGGLLAAVGMGAALAFPTVPSTLLGFAAAGFGVATLVPAALQAADALPGLRPGTGLALLTWLMRLGFLLSPPVIGLISDASDLRTALLVVPVAGVLVLALSGVLRPRS; this comes from the coding sequence ATGACGACGCCTCTCGATAACGCCAGGGCCCCCGTGCTCCACCGCGCCAGGGTCGCGGTCTCGGCGCTCTTCTTCTGCAACGGCGCCATGTACGCCAGCATCCTGCCGCGTTACCCAGAGATCAAGGCGGCCCTCCGCCTGAGCGACGCGGCCTACGGCCTCGCCATCGCCGCCCTGCCGGTCGGCGCGCTGCTGTCCGGCTTGGCCGCGGCGACGCTCGTCCGGCGCTTCGGCTCGGCCCGGTTGGCGGCTTACGGGTCGGTGGCGTTGGCGCTGGCGATCCTGGCCGTCGGACTCTCGACGACACCGCTGTTTTTCGCCCTGGCCCTCTTCGTGGTCGGCCTGCTCGACTCCGTTACCGACGTGGCGCAGAACGCGCACGGTCTACGGGTGCAGCGCGGTTACAGGCGCTCGATCATCAACGGCTTCCACGCCATCTGGTCGCTCGGCGCGGTGGCGGGCGGCCTGCTCTCGGCCGGCGCCGTCGCGCTGCGCCTGCCGCTGGTGGCTCACGTGTCGCTGACTGGCGCGCTGTTCTCGGCGGTCGCGCTCATGGCGCTGCGGTCATGCCTACCTGGTCCTGACGAGGCGGGCGGGCGTCCGGGGAAGACGGACGGGGCTTCGATTACCGGCAGCTTGGCCGCCCTGCGGCGTGTCGCTCCGACCGTGGTGGCGCTCGCGCTCATAGCCATCGCCGGCGTCACCGTCGAGGACGTCGGTGGCAGCTGGTCGAGCCTGTACCTTCGCGAGTCGTTGGGCGCGCCGGGCGCCCTGGCGGCGTTGGGCTACATCAGCCTGGTCGGCTTCCACTTCCTGGGGCGGTTGCTTGGCGACGGCACGGTCGATCGCCTCGGCCAGCGCGCCGTCGCCCGGTTGGGCGGTCTGCTCGCCGCGGTCGGCATGGGCGCCGCCCTGGCTTTCCCCACGGTGCCGAGCACGCTCCTCGGCTTCGCGGCCGCCGGCTTCGGCGTCGCGACGCTGGTGCCCGCCGCGTTGCAGGCCGCCGATGCGCTGCCCGGGCTGCGGCCCGGCACCGGGCTGGCGCTGCTCACGTGGCTGATGCGCCTCGGCTTCCTGCTCTCCCCGCCGGTCATCGGCCTGATCTCCGACGCGAGCGACCTGCGCACGGCGCTGCTCGTCGTGCCCGTCGCCGGGGTGCTGGTGTTGGCGTTGTCGGGCGTGTTGCGGCCGCGATCGTGA